The nucleotide sequence ACGCCGGCCGATTCAAGAAAGGCGATGAAGCCGATGGATTCGGTGCCCAGCTGCTGGTATTCGGAATCGGTGTAGATGCGGATGCCGGAACTGGGCGCCTGGGCGAGATCGACGCAGCGTTCGGTGGTTTCGGCCAGGCCGTAGAGCCAGCCCAGCGCGTCGTCGATGTCTTCGTGCTCGAAGCCTGCGGCCGCTAGGCGTTTGGCGAGAACGTCGGCCGCGGGACAGGCTTGCGGCGTGTAGTAGTTTTCGAACAGATAAACGAGGATATCGAACATATGGCGCAGTGTTTGTGCCAGTTTGCCCAGTCGGCCCGCAGATCGGCAAACCAGCAAACGTGCTTTTAACTGTACGCTGAATCGTCATCCGGGGCAACTTGGTTGCCCCGGGTTGGCGATATACAACGGATCGCGCCGGGGCTGGCCGGCGGCGGGGCAATGATCCGTCCCCACAACCGGGAAGCGCCCCCGTTTTCAAGCCGCCGGCAGGGCTTTTTCCGCCTTGAACTGGGCCAGCTGGCGAATGAACACCGGGATGCATACCGCCAGCCCGACCAGGCCGGAGGCCAGCCCGGGAATGATGGTCAGCAGCGCGCCCACCACGCACAGCCAGCGTTCCCAGGTTTTCAGGCCGACCAGCAGGTAGCGCGACAGCGCCGCCGACAGCAGCACCAGGCCGATCATGCAGCCCAGCAGGGTCACGAAGAAGGCGTACCACGAGAAGCCCTGCACCGAGATCAGCAGCGATGGCGAGAACACGAACACGAATGGCACGATCAGCTTGGTGATGCCCAGCCGGAAGGCCGTATTGCCGGTCTTGAAAGGATCGCTGCCGGCCATGCCGGCCGCGGCGTAGGCGGCCA is from Bordetella petrii and encodes:
- a CDS encoding DUF494 family protein, giving the protein MFDILVYLFENYYTPQACPAADVLAKRLAAAGFEHEDIDDALGWLYGLAETTERCVDLAQAPSSGIRIYTDSEYQQLGTESIGFIAFLESAGVLPAPLREIVIDRALAAPETPVSLAKTKIIALMVLWSQEAEIDNLVLEELLDDDGARRLH